Proteins encoded together in one Triticum dicoccoides isolate Atlit2015 ecotype Zavitan chromosome 7B, WEW_v2.0, whole genome shotgun sequence window:
- the LOC119340322 gene encoding formin-like protein 6 — translation MSLYFRRLFNRRPPAGLVEISSNILVFDHCFSTDMLEEDELKPYIGGILKQLLARYSIDSLMVFNFEGGKKNNQTARIFSGYNMSAMGYPRNYEGCPLLTLEMIHHFLRSSESWLSLSQDNYLLIHSEHGGCPVLAFALAALLVYLRRCKDERKALEMIHKYAPPGLVELYSPLDPAPSHLRYLKYVSRRHKSPELWPPADRTLNLNCAIIRTVPNFDGEGGCRPIFRIYGPDPLAPHDSSAKVLFSTPKTDDFVQLYTQEDSEIIKINIRCPVRGDVVMECISLDEDFKHEVMVFRVMFSTAFVQDNLLLLDRDEIDILWDTKHRFPVDFRVEVIFSEIDATTSINTSEPSSESESNHITDAASEQKGLNIRTEMSNGTPEHNIPDSRSVQTSQTEPENIHSSAPEAESVGPTTQDRELSMDAPKSEGDNDAIADTSSSQDAESVGPTSQEDELAENASAGEESEGSTTNSTANSDTQLADPPGSEADAATAERSDTNSESGSPSSRASSSSPKFDEDTENAGTAGAEAQSSSSPKFDEDTEDAGTAGAEAQSSSSPKFDEDTEDAGTAGAEAESSSSPKFGEDTEDAGTAGAEAQSIELEGS, via the exons ATGTCGCTGTATTTCCGGCGGCTCTTCAACCGGCGGCCGCCGGCCGGGCTCGTCGAGATCTCCAGCAACATTCTGG TATTTGACCACTGCTTCTCCACGGATATGCTTGAAGAAGACGAATTGAAGCCATACATTGGAGGCATCTTAAAACAGCTACTTGCGCGCTACTCCATTGATTCATTAATGGTATTCAACTTTGAGGGAGGAAAGAAGAACAACCAAACTGCCCGCATTTTCTCAGGCTATAATATGAGTGCGATGGGTTATCCACGTAACTATGAGGGGTGTCCTTTGCTCACCTTGGAGATGATTCACCATTTTCTTAGGTCTAGTGAAAGCTGGCTCTCATTAAGCCAGGACAACTACCTGCTTATACATTCAGAACACGGTGGGTGTCCGGTCCTTGCTTTCGCATTGGCAGCCCTACTGGTTTACCTCCGAAGGTGCAAAGATGAGAGGAAGGCGTTGGAGATGATCCACAAATATGCACCACCTGGGCTGGTTGAGCTCTACTCACCACTGGACCCAGCACCTTCTCATTTGAGATACTTGAAGTATGTGTCAAGACGGCACAAATCACCAGAATTGTGGCCTCCTGCTGACAGGACGTTGAACTTGAACTGTGCAATCATCAGGACGGTACCGAATTTTGATGGTGAAGGGGGATGTAGGCCAATATTTCGAATTTATGGCCCAGACCCCCTGGCTCCTCATGACAGCAGTGCCAAAGTTCTCTTTTCAACTCCGAAGACAGATGATTTTGTCCAGCTTTACACGCAG GAAGACAGTGAGATAATCAAGATTAATATCCGATGTCCTGTTCGAGGAGACGTTGTCATGGAGTGCATCAGCCTGGATGAGGACTTTAAACATGAAGTGATGGTATTCAGAGTTATGTTTAGCACGGCTTTTGTTCAAGACAATCTTCTGTTACTTGATAGGGACGAGATTGACATTCTGTGGGACACGAAACACCGGTTTCCCGTAGACTTCAGAGTTGAG GTTATATTTTCGGAGATCGATGCGACCACATCGATTAACACTTCTGAGCCATCAAGCGAAAGTGAAAGCAATCACATCACGGATGCTGCATCAGAACAGAAGGGTTTGAACATCAGAACAGAAATGAGCAATGGCACACCTGAACATAACATTCCAGATAGCAGATCTGTCCAGACTTCTCAGACGGAACCAGAAAATATCCATTCTTCTGCACCAGAAGCTGAATCCGTAGGTCCAACCACTCAAGATCGTGAACTCTCCATGGATGCACCAAAGTCTGAGGGTGACAACGATGCTATTGCTGATACATCATCCTCGCAAGACGCTGAATCTGTAGGCCCAACCTCTCAAGAAGATGAACTCGCCGAGAACGCTTCTGCAGGGGAGGAATCAGAAGGGAGTACAACCAATAGCACAGCCAATTCTGATACGCAGTTGGCAGACCCCCCAGGTTCAGAAGCTGACGCAGCCACTGCTGAACGTTCTGACACTAACTCAGAGTCAGGTTCACCTTCAAGCAGAGCTTCGTCTAGCTCGCCAAAGTTTGACGAAGATACCGAGAACGCTGGAACAGCTGGGGCCGAAGCACAGTCGTCTAGCTCGCCAAAGTTTGATGAAGATACCGAGGACGCTGGAACAGCTGGGGCCGAAGCACAGTCGTCTAGCTCGCCAAAGTTTGACGAAGATACCGAGGACGCTGGAACAGCTGGGGCCGAAGCAGAGTCGTCTAGCTCGCCAAAGTTTGGCGAAGATACCGAGGACGCTGGAACAGCTGGGGCCGAAGCACAGTCAATAGAACTGGAAGGATCTTGA
- the LOC119335339 gene encoding uncharacterized protein LOC119335339 isoform X2, which yields MESSGNISKTEDRIDPTEGEDSIVASKDEDRISALPSEILLHILERLDLRTAIRAGTVATRWRHLPHQLSHLLISTSDVCKAGYTTDEIMKAYTDATRRLLSPPTCKCTQTIKTLKLGCYIMDPYLSTIGHTVQDVVKSREPEYLEFAMCPDVASPSDAQLALYGQRFMSFFGAYPGAFKLLTRLILQNLAFQDSDVTNLLNTCSKLKMLSLRSCEMPQESVLELDAPSSELSSLELKCFGCIHVELICLPKLRELVYDVWFCENPPVSFGYVPQLHHVCFACPAQSWQKPFVLSQCLSSDINLSNLLLNFYTQMIWVEPEGPQQLTPIFSKLRDVHLCGIFTECDLDWTMFILEGAPSLENFHLSRHSCEFNKSEDDAEKTNLVRQASNFKHLKLKLFVMKGFEEEYKVMNYIRLVMERAVCLKRIELPAISPCKKCTAISPRFPVDEASKHRIREQLRYGLSSSTDIIIG from the exons ATGGAGTCATCGGGCAACATT AGCAAAACTGAAGATAGAATTGATCCAACTGAAGGAGAAGACTCTATTGTTGCCAGCAAAGATGAAGACAGAATTAGTGCGCTACCCAGTGAAATTCTTCTCCACATCCTAGAACGCCTTGATCTCCGCACGGCGATTCGGGCCGGCACCGTCGCAACACGGTGGAGGCACCTTCCTCATCAACTATCTCATCTGCTCATCAGTACCTCGGACGTCTGTAAGGCCGGTTACACGACAGATGAGATAATGAAGGCATACACGGACGCGACGAGGAGGCTGCTGTCTCCTCCGACTTGCAAGTGCACTCAAACCATCAAAACATTGAAGCTCGGGTGCTACATCATGGACCCTTACTTGTCCACAATTGGCCATACGGTTCAGGATGTCGTGAAGAGCCGCGAACCTGAATACCTCGAGTTCGCAATGTGCCCAGATGTTGCTTCTCCAAGTGATGCCCAATTAGCCTTGTATGGACAGCGGTTTATGTCATTCTTTGGTGCATACCCTGGTGCCTTCAAATTGCTCACTAGACTAATCCTTCAGAACCTTGCGTTTCAAGACTCAGATGTCACCAATCTTCTTAACACTTGCAGTAAACTTAAGATGCTTTCCTTGAGATCCTGTGAAATGCCCCAGGAATCTGTCCTTGAATTAGATGCCCCAAGCTCGGAGCTCAGCTCACTTGAACTTAAATGCTTTGGATGCATACACGTTGAGCTAATCTGTCTTCCTAAACTGAGGGAACTGGTATATGATGTTTGGTTTTGTGAAAACCCCCCAGTGTCTTTTGGCTATGTTCCCCAGCTTCATCATGTCTGCTTTGCTTGTCCTGCCCAGTCTTGGCAGAAGCCATTCGTGCTGAGCCAATGTTTATCTAGTGACATAAACCTGTCAAATCTGCTTTTGAACTTTTACACTCAAATG ATATGGGTTGAACCTGAAGGTCCACAACAGCTCACCCCTATATTCAGCAAACTGAGAGATGTGCACCTTTGCGGTATATTTACTGAATGTGATTTGGATTGGACTATGTTTATACTTGAAGGCGCACCTTCACTGGAGAATTTTCAT TTATCTCGTCATTCATGTGAATTCAATAAGTCCGAGGACGATGCCGAGAAGACCAACTTGGTGCGGCAAGCATCCAATTTCAAGCACTTGAAATTGAAGTTGTTCGTGATGAAAGGGTTCGAGGAGGAATACAAGGTGATGAATTATATACGGCTCGTCATGGAACGAGCCGTGTGCTTAAAGAGAATTGAGCTGCCTGCTATATCCCCATGCAAGAAGTGCACTGCCATATCTCCAAGATTTCCGGTGGATGAAGCTAGCAAGCACCGCATCAGGGAGCAACTCAGATACGGATTATCCTCATCCACAGACATAATAATCGGATGA
- the LOC119335339 gene encoding uncharacterized protein LOC119335339 isoform X1, with protein sequence MASCVRFVRLFGILLSLSSGVQSWSHRATFSLFVQSKTEDRIDPTEGEDSIVASKDEDRISALPSEILLHILERLDLRTAIRAGTVATRWRHLPHQLSHLLISTSDVCKAGYTTDEIMKAYTDATRRLLSPPTCKCTQTIKTLKLGCYIMDPYLSTIGHTVQDVVKSREPEYLEFAMCPDVASPSDAQLALYGQRFMSFFGAYPGAFKLLTRLILQNLAFQDSDVTNLLNTCSKLKMLSLRSCEMPQESVLELDAPSSELSSLELKCFGCIHVELICLPKLRELVYDVWFCENPPVSFGYVPQLHHVCFACPAQSWQKPFVLSQCLSSDINLSNLLLNFYTQMIWVEPEGPQQLTPIFSKLRDVHLCGIFTECDLDWTMFILEGAPSLENFHLSRHSCEFNKSEDDAEKTNLVRQASNFKHLKLKLFVMKGFEEEYKVMNYIRLVMERAVCLKRIELPAISPCKKCTAISPRFPVDEASKHRIREQLRYGLSSSTDIIIG encoded by the exons ATGGCCTCCTGTGTTAGATTCGTGAGATTGTTTGGCATCCTTTTGTCTCTCTCATCAGGTGTTCAATCATGGAGTCATCGGGCAACATT TTCACTGTTTGTGCAGAGCAAAACTGAAGATAGAATTGATCCAACTGAAGGAGAAGACTCTATTGTTGCCAGCAAAGATGAAGACAGAATTAGTGCGCTACCCAGTGAAATTCTTCTCCACATCCTAGAACGCCTTGATCTCCGCACGGCGATTCGGGCCGGCACCGTCGCAACACGGTGGAGGCACCTTCCTCATCAACTATCTCATCTGCTCATCAGTACCTCGGACGTCTGTAAGGCCGGTTACACGACAGATGAGATAATGAAGGCATACACGGACGCGACGAGGAGGCTGCTGTCTCCTCCGACTTGCAAGTGCACTCAAACCATCAAAACATTGAAGCTCGGGTGCTACATCATGGACCCTTACTTGTCCACAATTGGCCATACGGTTCAGGATGTCGTGAAGAGCCGCGAACCTGAATACCTCGAGTTCGCAATGTGCCCAGATGTTGCTTCTCCAAGTGATGCCCAATTAGCCTTGTATGGACAGCGGTTTATGTCATTCTTTGGTGCATACCCTGGTGCCTTCAAATTGCTCACTAGACTAATCCTTCAGAACCTTGCGTTTCAAGACTCAGATGTCACCAATCTTCTTAACACTTGCAGTAAACTTAAGATGCTTTCCTTGAGATCCTGTGAAATGCCCCAGGAATCTGTCCTTGAATTAGATGCCCCAAGCTCGGAGCTCAGCTCACTTGAACTTAAATGCTTTGGATGCATACACGTTGAGCTAATCTGTCTTCCTAAACTGAGGGAACTGGTATATGATGTTTGGTTTTGTGAAAACCCCCCAGTGTCTTTTGGCTATGTTCCCCAGCTTCATCATGTCTGCTTTGCTTGTCCTGCCCAGTCTTGGCAGAAGCCATTCGTGCTGAGCCAATGTTTATCTAGTGACATAAACCTGTCAAATCTGCTTTTGAACTTTTACACTCAAATG ATATGGGTTGAACCTGAAGGTCCACAACAGCTCACCCCTATATTCAGCAAACTGAGAGATGTGCACCTTTGCGGTATATTTACTGAATGTGATTTGGATTGGACTATGTTTATACTTGAAGGCGCACCTTCACTGGAGAATTTTCAT TTATCTCGTCATTCATGTGAATTCAATAAGTCCGAGGACGATGCCGAGAAGACCAACTTGGTGCGGCAAGCATCCAATTTCAAGCACTTGAAATTGAAGTTGTTCGTGATGAAAGGGTTCGAGGAGGAATACAAGGTGATGAATTATATACGGCTCGTCATGGAACGAGCCGTGTGCTTAAAGAGAATTGAGCTGCCTGCTATATCCCCATGCAAGAAGTGCACTGCCATATCTCCAAGATTTCCGGTGGATGAAGCTAGCAAGCACCGCATCAGGGAGCAACTCAGATACGGATTATCCTCATCCACAGACATAATAATCGGATGA